One window of the Athene noctua chromosome 5, bAthNoc1.hap1.1, whole genome shotgun sequence genome contains the following:
- the RRP12 gene encoding RRP12-like protein isoform X1: MARSGRLRSGAAAKLKRWRKGHSSDCNPETRQHRLAARSRFCSRPAEKSNLTVDAVKLHNELQSGSLRLERTSDSAQLRMEEDDAVEPATERSSGTFLSGLSDCTNVTFSKVQRFWESNSAAHKEICAVLAAVTEVIRSQGGKETETEYFAVLMTTLEAVESPESLAAVAYLLNLVLKRVPSPVLMKKFSDASKAFMGIVSSQACSSSTSALRWVLSCLATLLRKQDLAAWSYPVTLQVYHGLLSFCVHTKPKVRKAAQYGVCSVLRGSEFMFGDAAPEHHPAAPSTAKFCVQEIEKAGGTKEATTTLHVLALLRDLLPCFPAAVVKTCCETLLRVMTLSHVLVTACAMQAFHSLFSAQASMACLPAELNAQIITALYDYVPSTSDLQPLMTWLSTMERAHINLGRLQKDLCWAHLPRLFSATMNCFLSPHSQVVVAAAQTLETLLSECIAPHMEDLGTISASAPAPAAYLCKMFRSVEEGLTYRFHAAWDEVLRVLEIFFETCGKQCHPIMRKCLQSLCDLRLSPHFPYTTEVDQAVGAALSTMGPEVLLEAVPLEIDGKEETLDFPRSWLLPVLRDYVQGARLGFFTSYFLPLAATLKSRALEFTQAGKSVEAKIYDTLQWQVWTLLPGFCTHPTDVLEAFKGLARTLGMAISERPDLRPTVCQALRTLIHKGCETDAERAEVGRFAKNFLPILFNVYSQPEEDGGNSAQRRSVLDTVRAYLTITDPQMVCGFLQKASMKLTSPESSEFARLSILDLVVAMAPYADEQSLGSLYRTIQPSLQSKEHSMQKKAYRVLEEVCAAPHAPCQAFVHSHLQDLQAVLLDSLKSAASPAKRPRLKCLLHIVKQLSAEHEPFVTALVPEVILCTKEVSVGARKNAFMLLVEMGHAFIRFGPTPQEALQRFLLLVYAGLTGSVTMISCTVLALTRLFFEFKDHLELSVVEQLLQNICLLLASRTRDVVKAALGFLKVTLLLVDTKLLAKHVQTMLEAVGNLSDDMRRHFRMKLRNLFIKFIRKFGFELVKGLLPAEYHKVLVNIRKAEARSRKQRALRQAAADTDEEEVPPVQPRGDSMEEILADSEDEEEEEEERQRSKEWRKQARQKGQAWLKEGEEDEPLNFLDPNVSQRVLATKPGPKRSRGVSHDFQMSEDGRLIIHEEEEEMDNDEAKGADEEMADVLQDVGLRSKKSQKQRFRKEPDDEESEAGTYPQYRAGGSGIHRQLDKEPAFGAEYRSKKGKGDVKKKGQLDPYAYIPLNRARLNRRKRAKMQGQFKGLMKGAQRGAKAGRRNRLKAQRP; this comes from the exons ATCTGTGCCGTGCTGGCCGCCGTGACGGAGGTAATCCGCTCGCAGGGGGGCAAGGAGACCGAGACAGAGTACTTTGCAGTGCTG aTGACCACGCTGGAGGCAGTGGAGTCCCCTGAGTCACTGGCTGCTGTTGCCTACCTGCTTAACCTTGTCCTGAAGCG GGTTCCAAGCCCTGTCCTTATGAAAAAGTTCTCAGATGCCTCAAAAGCTTTCATGGGTATCGTGTCCTCGCAGGCCTGCAGCAGCTCCACCTCTGCCCTGCGATGG GTCCTCTCTTGCCTTGCCACGCTGCTGCGAAAGCAGGATTTGGCAGCCTGGAGCTATCCCGTCACCCTCCAGGTCTATCATGGCTTGCTGAGCTTCTGTGTTCATACCAAGCCCAAG GTGCGGAAAGCAGCACAGTATGGCGTGTGCTCTGTCCTGAGGGGCAGTGAGTTCATGTTTGGAGACGCAGCCCCTGAGCatcaccctgcagcaccctccaCTGCCAAGTTCTGTGTGCAGGAGATCGAAAAAGCTGGAG GCACCAAGGAGGCGACCACCACCCTGCATGTCCTCGCCCTGTTGCGGGACCTGCTGCCCTGTTTCCCAGCGGCCGTGGTGAAGACCTGCTGTGAGACCTTGCTCCGAGTCATGACCCTCAGCCATGTG CTGGTGACAGCGTGTGCCATGCAAGCTTTCCACAGCCTCTTCAGCGCCCAGGCCAGCATGGCCTGCCTGCCAGCTGAACTCAACGCCCAGATCATCACC GCCCTCTACGACTATGTGCCCAGCACGAGTGACCTGCAGCCGCTGATGACCTGGCTGTCCACCATGGAGCGAGCGCACATCAACCTGggcag GCTTCAGAAGGACCTGTGCTGGGCTCACCTGCCCCGGCTCTTCTCTGCCACCATGAACTGCTTCCTCTCTCCACACTCCcaggtggtggtggcggcggcaCAGACCCTGGAG ACCCTCCTGAGCGAGTGCATTGCTCCCCACATGGAGGACCTGGGCACCATCTCTGcatctgccccagcccctgctgcctaCCTGTGCAAGATGTTCAG gtCAGTGGAGGAAGGCCTGACATACCGTTTCCACGCAGCATGGGATGAGGTGCTGCGGGTGCTGGAGATCTTCTTTGAGACATGTGGGAAGCAGTGCCACCCCATCATGAGGAAG TGTCTCCAGTCCCTATGTGACCTGCGTCTCTCCCCACACTTCCCCTACACCACTGAAGTGGACCAGGCGGTGGGGGCTGCCTTGAGCACCATGGGCCCCGAGGTGCTGCTGGAAGCCGTGCCCCTGGAGATCGACGGCAAGGA GGAGACGCTGGATTTCCCCCGCAGCTGGCTCCTGCCAGTGCTGCGGGACTATGTGCAGGGCGCGCGGCTTGGCTTCTTCACCAGCTACTTCTTGCCCTTGGCGGCCACCCTGAAAAGCAGAG CGCTGGAGTTTACCCAGGCTGGGAAGAGTGTGGAGGCCAAGATCTACGACACGCTGCAGTGGCAG GTCTGGACCCTGCTGCCCGGCTTCTGCACCCACCCCACGGACGTGCTGGAAGCCTTCAAGGGGTTGGCCCGCACCCTGGGCATGGCCATCAGTGAGCGCCCAGACCTCCGGCCTACCGTGTGCCAGGCCTTGCGCACCCTCATCCACAAAGGCTGCGAgacag ATGCTGAGCGAGCAGAAGTGGGTCGCTTTGCCAAAAATTTCCTGCCTATCCTCTTCAACGTGTACAGCCAGCCTGAGGAGGACGGAGGCAACAGTGCTCAGCGCCGCTCTGTGTTGGATACTGTCCGTGCTTACCTGACCATCACCGACCCCCAG ATGGTGTGTGGGTTCCTGCAGAAAGCCAGCATGAAGCTGACCAGTCCTGAGAGCTCCGAGTTTGCCAG ACTCTCCATcctggacctggtggtggcaATGGCACCTTATGCTGATGAGCAGTCTCTGGGCTCCCTGTACCGCACCATCCAGCCTTCCCTCCAA AGCAAGGAGCACAGTATGCAGAAGAAGGCGTACCGCGTGCTGGAGGAGGTGTGTGCTGCCCCCCATGCCCCCTGCCAGGCCTTCGTCCACTCCCACCTGCAGGAtctgcaggcagtgctgctggacTCGCTGAAGAGTGCGGCGTCCCCAGCAAAGAGG CCCCGGCTGAAGTGCCTGTTACACATCGTGAAGCAGCTCTCCGCAGAGCATGAGCCCTTTGTCACCGCCCTGGTCCCAGAG GTCATCCTGTGCACCAAGGAGGTTTCAGTGGGGGCCCGCAAGAACGCCTTCATGCTGCTTGTGGAGATGGGGCATGCCTTCATCCGCTTCGGGCCCACCCCCCAAG AGGCCCTGCAGCGGTTCCTGCTTCTGGTCTACGCGGGACTCACAGGCTCAGTCACCATGATCAGCTGCACGGTGCTGGCGCTGACCCGCCTGTTCTTCGAGTTTAAAG ATCACCTGGAGCTGAGCGTGGTGGAGCAGCTCCTGCAGAACatctgcctgctgctggcctccCGCACGCGTGATGTGGTGAAGGCAGCCCTGGGCTTCCTCAAGGTCACGCTACTGCTTGTGGACACCAAACTGCTGGCTAAGCACGTCCAGACAATG ctggaggccgTGGGGAACCTCTCGGACGACATGAGACGCCACTTCCGTATGAAGCTGCGAAACCTCTTCATCAAGTTCATCCGCAAGTTCGG CTTcgagctggtgaagggcctgctGCCAGCTGAGTACCACAAGGTGCTGGTGAACATCCGCAAGGCAGAAGCCCGGAGCCGCAAGCAGCGTGCCCTGAGGCAGGCAGCTGCGGATACTGATGAAGAGGAGGTACCACCAGTACAGCCCAGAGGAGACAG CATGGAGGAGATCCTGGCTGACtcagaggatgaggaggaggaagaggaggaacggCAGCGGAGTAAGGAGTGGAGGAAGCAAGCACGGCAGAAGGGCCAGGCCTGGCtgaaagaaggggaagaggatgAACCCCTCAACTTCCTGGATCCCAACGTGTCCCAGCGGGTTCTGG CCACCAAGCCAGGCCCCAAGCGGTCCAGAGGAGTGAGCCACGACTTCCAGATGTCTGAGGACGGGCGCCTGATCATccatgaagaggaggaggagatggacaATGATGAAGCCAAAG GAGCAGATGAGGAGATGGCAGATGTGCTACAGGATGTGGGTCTCCGCAGT aagaaaagccAAAAGCAACGTTTCAGAAAAGAGCCAGACGATGAGGAATCCGAGGCTGGTACCTACCCTCAGTACAGAG CTGGAGGCTCTGGGATCCACCGGCAGCTGGACAAGGAGCCAGCCTTTGGTGCCGAGTACAGATCCAAG AAGGGTAAAGGCGACGTGAAGAAGAAGGGCCAGCTCGATCCCTATGCCTACATCCCCCTGAACAGAGCTAGACTCAACAGAAG GAAGCGGGCGAAAATGCAGGGCCAGTTCAAGGGCCTGATGAAGGGAGCCCAGCGTGGGGCCAAGGCCGGCCGCAGGAACCGTCTGAAGGCCCAGCGCCCCTGA
- the RRP12 gene encoding RRP12-like protein isoform X2: MARSGRLRSGAAAKLKRWRKGHSSDCNPETRQHRLAARSRFCSRPAEKSNLTVDAVKLHNELQSGSLRLERTSDSAQLRMEEDDAVEPATERSSGTFLSGLSDCTNVTFSKVQRFWESNSAAHKEICAVLAAVTEVIRSQGGKETETEYFAVLMTTLEAVESPESLAAVAYLLNLVLKRVPSPVLMKKFSDASKAFMGIVSSQACSSSTSALRWVLSCLATLLRKQDLAAWSYPVTLQVYHGLLSFCVHTKPKVRKAAQYGVCSVLRGSEFMFGDAAPEHHPAAPSTAKFCVQEIEKAGGTKEATTTLHVLALLRDLLPCFPAAVVKTCCETLLRVMTLSHVLVTACAMQAFHSLFSAQASMACLPAELNAQIITALYDYVPSTSDLQPLMTWLSTMERAHINLGRLQKDLCWAHLPRLFSATMNCFLSPHSQVVVAAAQTLETLLSECIAPHMEDLGTISASAPAPAAYLCKMFRSVEEGLTYRFHAAWDEVLRVLEIFFETCGKQCHPIMRKCLQSLCDLRLSPHFPYTTEVDQAVGAALSTMGPEVLLEAVPLEIDGKEETLDFPRSWLLPVLRDYVQGARLGFFTSYFLPLAATLKSRALEFTQAGKSVEAKIYDTLQWQVWTLLPGFCTHPTDVLEAFKGLARTLGMAISERPDLRPTVCQALRTLIHKGCETDAERAEVGRFAKNFLPILFNVYSQPEEDGGNSAQRRSVLDTVRAYLTITDPQMVCGFLQKASMKLTSPESSEFARLSILDLVVAMAPYADEQSLGSLYRTIQPSLQSKEHSMQKKAYRVLEEVCAAPHAPCQAFVHSHLQDLQAVLLDSLKSAASPAKRPRLKCLLHIVKQLSAEHEPFVTALVPEVILCTKEVSVGARKNAFMLLVEMGHAFIRFGPTPQEALQRFLLLVYAGLTGSVTMISCTVLALTRLFFEFKGEWGTGLSVVEQLLQNICLLLASRTRDVVKAALGFLKVTLLLVDTKLLAKHVQTMLEAVGNLSDDMRRHFRMKLRNLFIKFIRKFGFELVKGLLPAEYHKVLVNIRKAEARSRKQRALRQAAADTDEEEVPPVQPRGDSMEEILADSEDEEEEEEERQRSKEWRKQARQKGQAWLKEGEEDEPLNFLDPNVSQRVLATKPGPKRSRGVSHDFQMSEDGRLIIHEEEEEMDNDEAKGADEEMADVLQDVGLRSKKSQKQRFRKEPDDEESEAGTYPQYRAGGSGIHRQLDKEPAFGAEYRSKKGKGDVKKKGQLDPYAYIPLNRARLNRRKRAKMQGQFKGLMKGAQRGAKAGRRNRLKAQRP, encoded by the exons ATCTGTGCCGTGCTGGCCGCCGTGACGGAGGTAATCCGCTCGCAGGGGGGCAAGGAGACCGAGACAGAGTACTTTGCAGTGCTG aTGACCACGCTGGAGGCAGTGGAGTCCCCTGAGTCACTGGCTGCTGTTGCCTACCTGCTTAACCTTGTCCTGAAGCG GGTTCCAAGCCCTGTCCTTATGAAAAAGTTCTCAGATGCCTCAAAAGCTTTCATGGGTATCGTGTCCTCGCAGGCCTGCAGCAGCTCCACCTCTGCCCTGCGATGG GTCCTCTCTTGCCTTGCCACGCTGCTGCGAAAGCAGGATTTGGCAGCCTGGAGCTATCCCGTCACCCTCCAGGTCTATCATGGCTTGCTGAGCTTCTGTGTTCATACCAAGCCCAAG GTGCGGAAAGCAGCACAGTATGGCGTGTGCTCTGTCCTGAGGGGCAGTGAGTTCATGTTTGGAGACGCAGCCCCTGAGCatcaccctgcagcaccctccaCTGCCAAGTTCTGTGTGCAGGAGATCGAAAAAGCTGGAG GCACCAAGGAGGCGACCACCACCCTGCATGTCCTCGCCCTGTTGCGGGACCTGCTGCCCTGTTTCCCAGCGGCCGTGGTGAAGACCTGCTGTGAGACCTTGCTCCGAGTCATGACCCTCAGCCATGTG CTGGTGACAGCGTGTGCCATGCAAGCTTTCCACAGCCTCTTCAGCGCCCAGGCCAGCATGGCCTGCCTGCCAGCTGAACTCAACGCCCAGATCATCACC GCCCTCTACGACTATGTGCCCAGCACGAGTGACCTGCAGCCGCTGATGACCTGGCTGTCCACCATGGAGCGAGCGCACATCAACCTGggcag GCTTCAGAAGGACCTGTGCTGGGCTCACCTGCCCCGGCTCTTCTCTGCCACCATGAACTGCTTCCTCTCTCCACACTCCcaggtggtggtggcggcggcaCAGACCCTGGAG ACCCTCCTGAGCGAGTGCATTGCTCCCCACATGGAGGACCTGGGCACCATCTCTGcatctgccccagcccctgctgcctaCCTGTGCAAGATGTTCAG gtCAGTGGAGGAAGGCCTGACATACCGTTTCCACGCAGCATGGGATGAGGTGCTGCGGGTGCTGGAGATCTTCTTTGAGACATGTGGGAAGCAGTGCCACCCCATCATGAGGAAG TGTCTCCAGTCCCTATGTGACCTGCGTCTCTCCCCACACTTCCCCTACACCACTGAAGTGGACCAGGCGGTGGGGGCTGCCTTGAGCACCATGGGCCCCGAGGTGCTGCTGGAAGCCGTGCCCCTGGAGATCGACGGCAAGGA GGAGACGCTGGATTTCCCCCGCAGCTGGCTCCTGCCAGTGCTGCGGGACTATGTGCAGGGCGCGCGGCTTGGCTTCTTCACCAGCTACTTCTTGCCCTTGGCGGCCACCCTGAAAAGCAGAG CGCTGGAGTTTACCCAGGCTGGGAAGAGTGTGGAGGCCAAGATCTACGACACGCTGCAGTGGCAG GTCTGGACCCTGCTGCCCGGCTTCTGCACCCACCCCACGGACGTGCTGGAAGCCTTCAAGGGGTTGGCCCGCACCCTGGGCATGGCCATCAGTGAGCGCCCAGACCTCCGGCCTACCGTGTGCCAGGCCTTGCGCACCCTCATCCACAAAGGCTGCGAgacag ATGCTGAGCGAGCAGAAGTGGGTCGCTTTGCCAAAAATTTCCTGCCTATCCTCTTCAACGTGTACAGCCAGCCTGAGGAGGACGGAGGCAACAGTGCTCAGCGCCGCTCTGTGTTGGATACTGTCCGTGCTTACCTGACCATCACCGACCCCCAG ATGGTGTGTGGGTTCCTGCAGAAAGCCAGCATGAAGCTGACCAGTCCTGAGAGCTCCGAGTTTGCCAG ACTCTCCATcctggacctggtggtggcaATGGCACCTTATGCTGATGAGCAGTCTCTGGGCTCCCTGTACCGCACCATCCAGCCTTCCCTCCAA AGCAAGGAGCACAGTATGCAGAAGAAGGCGTACCGCGTGCTGGAGGAGGTGTGTGCTGCCCCCCATGCCCCCTGCCAGGCCTTCGTCCACTCCCACCTGCAGGAtctgcaggcagtgctgctggacTCGCTGAAGAGTGCGGCGTCCCCAGCAAAGAGG CCCCGGCTGAAGTGCCTGTTACACATCGTGAAGCAGCTCTCCGCAGAGCATGAGCCCTTTGTCACCGCCCTGGTCCCAGAG GTCATCCTGTGCACCAAGGAGGTTTCAGTGGGGGCCCGCAAGAACGCCTTCATGCTGCTTGTGGAGATGGGGCATGCCTTCATCCGCTTCGGGCCCACCCCCCAAG AGGCCCTGCAGCGGTTCCTGCTTCTGGTCTACGCGGGACTCACAGGCTCAGTCACCATGATCAGCTGCACGGTGCTGGCGCTGACCCGCCTGTTCTTCGAGTTTAAAGGTGAGTGGGGAACAGGG CTGAGCGTGGTGGAGCAGCTCCTGCAGAACatctgcctgctgctggcctccCGCACGCGTGATGTGGTGAAGGCAGCCCTGGGCTTCCTCAAGGTCACGCTACTGCTTGTGGACACCAAACTGCTGGCTAAGCACGTCCAGACAATG ctggaggccgTGGGGAACCTCTCGGACGACATGAGACGCCACTTCCGTATGAAGCTGCGAAACCTCTTCATCAAGTTCATCCGCAAGTTCGG CTTcgagctggtgaagggcctgctGCCAGCTGAGTACCACAAGGTGCTGGTGAACATCCGCAAGGCAGAAGCCCGGAGCCGCAAGCAGCGTGCCCTGAGGCAGGCAGCTGCGGATACTGATGAAGAGGAGGTACCACCAGTACAGCCCAGAGGAGACAG CATGGAGGAGATCCTGGCTGACtcagaggatgaggaggaggaagaggaggaacggCAGCGGAGTAAGGAGTGGAGGAAGCAAGCACGGCAGAAGGGCCAGGCCTGGCtgaaagaaggggaagaggatgAACCCCTCAACTTCCTGGATCCCAACGTGTCCCAGCGGGTTCTGG CCACCAAGCCAGGCCCCAAGCGGTCCAGAGGAGTGAGCCACGACTTCCAGATGTCTGAGGACGGGCGCCTGATCATccatgaagaggaggaggagatggacaATGATGAAGCCAAAG GAGCAGATGAGGAGATGGCAGATGTGCTACAGGATGTGGGTCTCCGCAGT aagaaaagccAAAAGCAACGTTTCAGAAAAGAGCCAGACGATGAGGAATCCGAGGCTGGTACCTACCCTCAGTACAGAG CTGGAGGCTCTGGGATCCACCGGCAGCTGGACAAGGAGCCAGCCTTTGGTGCCGAGTACAGATCCAAG AAGGGTAAAGGCGACGTGAAGAAGAAGGGCCAGCTCGATCCCTATGCCTACATCCCCCTGAACAGAGCTAGACTCAACAGAAG GAAGCGGGCGAAAATGCAGGGCCAGTTCAAGGGCCTGATGAAGGGAGCCCAGCGTGGGGCCAAGGCCGGCCGCAGGAACCGTCTGAAGGCCCAGCGCCCCTGA